From the Anopheles merus strain MAF chromosome 2L, AmerM5.1, whole genome shotgun sequence genome, the window GATGTAAAACCAAATAATGAATGTAGGGAACGAGCTATGGAGAATATAAGTGCAAccttatgaaataaaaaatgtgaacAAATGTGTCATGGAATTTTATGCATCGATCAATTCATTAGGCCTAAGAGCGTTAAAACAGTTGCATAGAAAATACGGCTCCCTTAGCTACATCTACAGCTATATCACATTAAAGCAAGCGTCATGAATTTACGCGCTAAAACGCGCGTTGGTTTGCAATTGATGATGCCTGACAAATGGCTGACGCAACACTCCTGAATTATAAAAATTACTTTTAGCGGATAAACACCTAACAAGCACCTACTAGCCAAAAGATGTTTAGAAATTTTAGGATTTACCCAGAATTTCACAAAATTATGCACCTGTCTGTAAAAGCGTATCAACGACCCCTGCATACAGCTACTTCACATTTTTCAGACAATATTGCGCATCGCAAGCGGCTTTGAAGAGACGCCTCTGACAACGAACTCATAACCTCAAACACTCGTATGAACCAGACCAAGATAGCTCTTTTTCGCATTGAAAATGGATGGTGGCCCTGAAAAGGGCCGTTTTGTGTCGATGGCGGTGCTACAGCACGTTAATCAGCCGGGAGAAAACTTAACCTCCGAAACCGTACAGTGTGCGGCCCTGACGCTTCAGCGCGTAGACAACATCCATAGCGGTGACGGTCTTACGCTTGGCGTGCTCGGTGTACGTCACGGCATCACGGATCACGTTCTCCAGGAACACCTTCAGAACGCCACGCGTCTCCTCGTAGATCAAGCCGGAGATACGCTTCACTCCGCCACGGCGAGCCAGACGACGGATGGCCGGCTTGGTGATGCCCTGGATGTTATCACGAAGAACCTTGCGATGACGCTTCGCTCCACCTTTACCCAGTCCTTTTCCTCCCTTGCCGCGGCCGGTCATGATGATGGATAGAGTTGACGAGTTTTACGGTTAAAGAAAGAATAGAATTTTTGTCAAATGGCAGAAAAACTGCTGTTTATATACTGTTCTTCTCAATCTCCCGTACAGTGTATACACACTTtgaagtgtatgtgtgagacGTTAGATTTGCTCAAATTTGCTCTATTGTGGTCGACAAGGGAACTAGGTACAGCCATGACAATTCTTGGCCGCCATATTGAAAACGGTGCTGTGTACCAGGGGTAGGCAACCCACTAGCATTAGTTATGATAGCGTTGCAGTTTacattttcgagcagtttATCGTACACTTGATAACAAAACGGTAAAGAAGTAAGGAtaatgttttgaaatattcGCTTTCTAATTTGCTTTTGAATGCCTGCAGTGATTCATGCAGATTTGTGCAATATCcttcaatatttattttcttgtggttaattaaaacaaaatcgtCATACTTGTATGCCCTGTGGGAACTTCTACTTGTACTGATATTGCAGCTGAAATACACGAGACTTATGGAGCGATGATTAAAATTACGTTTTTGTTGGCTAAAATCAATCCGATTAAGGTCCTATTACATTGAGGAATTTGGAATAGAATTGGTACGTCAAAGCGTGTTTGAAAGTTTATacatcgacaaaaaaaaagaagcactcTGTGGTTAAAGCATAAGTCGATGGGTTTTAtgcaagcaacacaaaaaccgGACCTAGGAATGTCTTCGCAAACAACTTATAtcacaattatttttttgtatcatatGTTGGTAGATCTCGGTCAAATTTTATAAACTTCATATTTAttcaatgaaaatatttaaattctgCATTAAATTTTAGTGTTTCTTGTTGTTACAACGTGGTCtgataatggattttttttaatattctcCTCAACACGCAAAGTCATCTTTGTTTTAAACTGTCATTTATCAACAACACGGATATACTGACAGCCAGATAAAACGTACCCAGATAAACGACGTCCCACTTcaattgatatttttgaataaCCGGGAATTCGAACAAAGTCCCCTACACTGGAGTCTTAATCTTCctttaaactgcaccagtttaagggaatttagaaaaagtccgTTAAAAAcaactgtgatgcggcttttCGTTGCTTTCTCCTTCAATTTGCTcgaaaatgatgtttcctatctctatagttggtcatgtagtcgttttatttttaaataatatcgattttttatataataatgTCACCAAaaattagcttttgtttttcaacagaAACCAAAgctaaaaatatgaaatgagctcgacggcatcgttCATCGATAGAATGCAGTCTAAGTTACAAACACACCTAATATTAGCGcattcaacacacttgatcacgcacaaatccacaatttcaggcgtatcgagtactaatctaATAGATATGGAAAcataatttcgagcaaatgtcacttgagACTGTATGTTTCAACCGTAATGACAGTACGCACCTGATTATGATAAAAATGTCATAGGAGGATAACTGTAGTTATCTAACAGAAGAAGCAGAACAATATAGGGCCGAAGTAAGGATGCAAAAACCAATTTTTACAGCTGTACAATCgtgtacagtctttccccaagttacgcgaataatgcgttccgGAAACA encodes:
- the LOC121592236 gene encoding histone H4, whose protein sequence is MTGRGKGGKGLGKGGAKRHRKVLRDNIQGITKPAIRRLARRGGVKRISGLIYEETRGVLKVFLENVIRDAVTYTEHAKRKTVTAMDVVYALKRQGRTLYGFGG